GGGGAGTatccatggtaggtggtggattccccctgacttcttcagggtgtcggccgaacaaggGATGACtttccatgttagcgtgaggagaAATAACgttaccaccgtcagtgttataGGCCgcaatggtttccgggatatcctcattgttattgttgctagtgctagagtctcttgtgttggaacctgtaactaacccagaccaaAGACCggccatctttgtgagaatgtgagattgaaaccgagagattaatctcccactgtggtcgccaatctggaaaaacaatttgctggtttttacggaattgaggagatgaccgtgcggagactccttgaaccgagcaaatgctcaacctcacacagatgcactgcaagaagggagtgctttaagtttgagagatcaatctataggactccggcctaaacgaagacaatggtcgttccagagtcaattcggtcacaagagaggatgagctgatctgtaggatggaagctgagaaatgtgtgagatcaatggtgatcgagattgtaggtgtgttgtgtattctgcgtaagaaatttCTGAATGATAGAATTTTACTcatttgagagtgattgctcagacgatgagttcgtgtagacgaaagattgtctgtgtgaatttgttgagaaattcttgtctgtttcaatcaggattcagagactttttatattgctgaattgaaaacaccatgatcccatgaagtgtgaccgtTGGTGGAGTCAAAGTGTGGGGAaatggaaaatcgtgttgaaaccagttgctcatcatgcggagacttggttaactttccacccactactttgataactcctccaactgatttcacgacttgctcacattctcatcgtgtgtatgaacacacgtgccgtaggccgcctgaccaaaaccctagttaatatccccccatgtgacgtgattgacatctcgtgattgtggagtcttcaAGACAaacatgtatttagttagtcagttcctgactttatgggacgatgagtccttgtattgctgagttgaacataatttgtaaatgttctgagcctcatgaattgaacgtgtctgctgagaccaAAAAAATGTCATtgtcaaataaatgttgataacctgagcaaactaCACTGCTGAATCATTGAATATTAATTGTTGAAATaatattccttagtttgagcaaatattgctcatctgagcaaatgttgctctaatgaatttgaatattggtagtcgaaccaatattcatgatttgaacaaatattgctcgtatgagaaaatgttgctcgaattatcgaatattgacagttgaaccaatattcttaacGTGAACagatattgttcatttgagcgaatgttgctcatttgaggaATCATGGGTGACATGACCAAAATAATTATTAACTAAAATACTGGCAGTTGAGCctagtataattaattagggtgttgatcatgggatcaacataaaaattattggtgtttgaatttactcagaattacgttttgcagagctctggatttgaaaccctaattttgatcaactgctgaatttatgataaattgatgatttgtTGAAAGTAATTCATTTAATGGagaagggaccggctacatgggatgatgaactgACCATGTAGAGCCCAGATGCTCCAGTGAGCATAATGCCAAattctcttgaagaccagttcgtgaaaggatgattaaatgctggttaaaTCATTTTTTGAATAGTGCTCATGTGAGCGTCAGGTGgtagaacctgattatggagagatgagggactgaccaaggtATCATgataccggcccttggtggtcatgggatcagctgatggtcgttttaaCAAACTCCCAGCTGTTTGAGAAGGGTTTGGACCCAGTATgcgcaattgagcaaattaggtcaaaattattaaaacacgtgggaccggctatttgcaagcctcaagGCCatacttggtcggtcaaggagacatgcctgcATCACCATAATTTCCGTGTCTCTGCCCTGAGAGTTTCGaaattttctggtgcgcgtttgagcaacattttgagaaaatatgaagaaatcagggattttgttgaaaccgtgaaacttcatgagatgaaggaataaaattataaaataatgaaggaatcatgaggtgtgggaccgtctaggccaaggagccggtcccaaggAACTTTtttctaatttataatattttcatgattttagggaaatatcataaaatcaagaagtttgttgaaaccaaggaatttgttgaaatcaaggagtttccatgagatgagtaaaacataaaaaataataatgataaaataaggggcgtatgggaccgtctagggcgtgagcggccggctatggcccggtcccatgggtttccctaattttatattatttttcatgaacttgagtgaaatttcatgaatccaaggagtttgctgaaactagggaattttcttgaagtgaaggagtttccataatatgaggaaacaaatattattaaaataataagacatgggcgtgtgggaccggccacggctagggcatggccggccggccaatgagcccgggtcccgtgcgttttctcccttatttataatatttcatgaattgagggaaatatcatgaaatcagggaattttcatgggatgggggaaataataaaataataaggagccatgaggtgtgggactggccacggctcgGACATGGCCGATCGGCTAGTggacccggtcccgcgacacctttcctaaattttattctttctttgatacgagggaacaccatgagactgggtagtttccttgagacgaaggagattttttcaaatgaagggattttcatgagatcagggaaaataataaaaaaaatatgataaaatataaaattggacgtgggactggtcacggcacgaccggccggacggtgggcccagtccccagcgccttgattaatattttattatttattattttttcctattttgtataggtttgtCGCTCCTTtctgttttggaatgctcgtttgcgcattcgggtgctcgttcgtgcattattgctgagtacactaacaccattttggtcggggcttactcgataactGCTCAGATGCatgcacgttgaatatttatcaccaacccatggaattctgctgggaagaaccacaaattgaagtgatgaaaaatTACTAAGAAtcatagaatattgttgaatattcagttaacgattatagataattaattgacggctctatactagctggcatgctgtctaggagcattaattatctgagaattgagaaacattagcttgtcgaaacgtcatatttcctttatatagtcagggaaaaccttgttgtatcctgaagacattgttgctctatactagcaggcacgctgtctaggagccgtccaatctttcgattctatatagaaataattactgatattgctcagtattcatgagatgtgccattgcctcaacttggagactacacatctacctatactctgagagacagccttctcaatcagagattttatggcatgagatttcgtGCTTCAACgaaagacatgagcctcaatactcatttgaTTTCCGGATCAGGAACATgtataattatgattttacgattttaacccttgtcgaaaatccaccatctataaatATAGCTCTCATTCCTAAAGTCCCCCTAGCTGAACTTGTTTCCCAGTATAGGCCTATAGGGCTTGACAACTTCATTTACAAAATTCTTTCCAAAACTCTGACTAATAGACTCAAACCTTGTATGAATAACATTATTTCTcaaaaccaaagtgcctttattcctaagaggagtatttctgataatatcCTTCTAGCTAATGAGGTTATATTTGTTGTCAATCACTGTGAAAAAATTGAAGGCATTGCTGCCATTAAACTTGACATGTCCAAAGCTTATGATAAGCTTGAGTGGTTTTTTCTTGAAAGGGTTCTGACTATAATAGGTCTCTCTAACCACTGGATCAATCTCATTAACCAGTGTGTTTCCACAGTTTCCTATTCTGTTCTTATCAATGGTAGCACAACAGGTTATTTCCAACCTGAAAGAGGCCCCAGACAGGGGGGGACCCTCTTTGCCCCTATCTATACATCATGTGCTATGAAGCCCTTTCTTCTTACATTGATAGTCTTCAAAAGAAAGGAATCTTAGAAGGTATCAATGTTTGTAAAGATGCTCCTGAAATGACACATCTGTTATTTTCTGATGATTCTCTTTTGTTTTCTAAAGCCACTACCCAAAATTTTCAAGTTATCAAAGATTATCTTCAAAAAATACTGTTTAGCCTCTGGGCAAGAAATCAATTTTGATAAGTCTGGTATCCTTTTTTAGTAGGAAAATTCCTGAACATAGGAAAGCTCTTTTAGCTAATATTCTACAGATTAGTAGCAGAGATTTGGGAGAATAATATCTTGGCACTCTTACTGTGTTTCAAGCCTCTAAAATTCAAACCCATAAGGGTATTCTCCAAGCTGTGGATGCTAGAATCACTATCTGGCTACATAAGATCGTATCTCAAGCTGCTAGAACTACTTTGATTAAACACATTGGCCAGGTTATCCCCATTTTTTAAATGGGTGCCTTTTTTATTCCTAAACATCTGTGTAAACAGATGGACTCCCATCTTTGTAAATTCTGGTGGGGAGAAACCTTGGATCCTAAAGACATGAAACTGCATCTTTTAGGATGGAATATTCTTTGTTCCCCTAAGGCTGGAGGTGGTATAGGATTTAGAAAGGCTGAGCTCAATAACCTGGCTATGCTAGCTAGAAATGCATGGATAATTCTTGAAAATCCTACTTGCATGCTATCTACTGTGCTCAAAGCTAAGTATTTTCCTAAAACTGATTTCTTGAATGCTAAGCGCACTAGTAAAtgctcttggacttggaagtgcTTGCATGCCATAAAAGAGATCATCAAGCATTTTATCTCCTGGATTATAggggatggtcaatttattgactcctggtgtgataaatggatccAAGCCTTGGGTTCTACTACACCCAACTCTCTATTCCCACCTGATCGTAGAATTAAAGTTTCTTATTTTATTGACACTCATACCAGAACATGGAATTTGTCCAGACTTAACACCCACTTTGATAATGCTTCTGTAAAGAATATTatcactattcccttaagccaTATTTGCACTCCTGACAGGAGGGTTTTGGATCTTTCAAAGGATGGCAAGTTTTCCTCAAAATCTGCATACATGGGGCTCAGAGGTCTTAGGCCCTCCCCTTGCCTGGAGAGCAGCTAGAAATGCTCTCCCTTCTAGAACTGTTTTACACACTAGAATGTCTATGCATGGTGTTGTTTATCCTAGGTGTAATGACCCTCATGAAACCATTAATTATGCATGCTTTGGTTCTCTGCCCCTTTGCTAGCAGAATCTggtttatttctgatttcaacataaaCACTCAGTTTTTCCAAAATAACTCTTTCATGGATTGGCTTATGTTCTGGTTAACTGATCCTCTGTCAAAACTTGCTGATGAAGCTCAAAGTCTTTTTGTAGCCATCTTGTGGTCTATTTGGACTAGTATAAACAATctcatttccaaaacctaaatgaAAACCATACTACTGTCTTAGCTAGAGCTATGCTCCTCACTAGGAAAACTAGCATTATTGTTTCCACCACTACGCCTGTCAGTATTTGTGATAAATGGATACTCCCCTCCTTTGGATGGATTAAATGTAATACTGATTTTTCTTTTGATGACACTTCTGGAGCTAATGGTGCAGGGTATGTGATGAGAGACTTCTCTAAGAAAGCTACCTTTTGTGCCTCCCTGATCTTTGATGTTCAATCTGCTGAAGAATCTGAAGCCAGAGCTATCTGGGCAGTCTTGAAGAAAGCCTGGGAGCAGCAGTTAACTCATCTCATCGTTGAAAGTGATGCGAAGTCCCTCATTGATCAATTTTCAGCTGGCAAGTTCGATGGAGACTCGCGCACTGATGCTATTTTCAAGGATATTCAGTTGTTCTCTTCTAAATTAGTAGCTTGCATTTTTAATTTCTAATCTCGTACTTGTAATTATGTTGCTCATGAGTTAGCTCAATAGGTAAAGACAAACAAAGCCTCTATGTACTGGTTTGTTCCTCCTGTTTGGCTCTTACCAACAGTTGAGGGGGATCATTAGCCTTCTTGAAGGCCGCTGGctatgaaaatatatatatatatataaacaatgGTTGTGTACTCTATTATATTTTTATTCTGATCGgcgggaaaaaattcttttttaacAGTACTCCCTCCATTTTTAAAACAGAAATAatgtcatttttttattttagcctaaaaatatgcATTACCGCCCCGTTTGGTATAACTTTTCCTTTAGTGCACTAATACTTATAAGTTTAcaaattagatataaactattgATATTTTTTGTTTACTATCGTTACAAAATATTCAACACTATAAAAAGCCGTGCGAAATTTTTTTCGCACCGAGCGCTTCTAGACCCACGATCGGttctgataataataataatataatcgaGAGAACATCATTTGAGCCTTGTATATatagggaagaaaaatatatcatgGAGTAAAAATTGATAAATGAACACAAACAAATCCAatttcattatgaaaatattaccagttgaaacaaagataataAGAATTATTATTATATGAATACATATAATCAACTGATTATTAATAAGCAATTAACCAGACTTCAGACTTGATTACTTTTGGGGGGTGGTGAGCAAAGCTTCTTGGGTCTTCTTGAAGAGCTTATGCTGAATATGCTGAGCAAAAGTACGAGGAGTAAACAATGCTGGTTCCGAATCAGTAACAAGTTCAGGCAATGGTTGTAGAACAATCTTATCTTTAGGTGGTTCACAAAAAACAGCCCAAGAAATCCGAACTTTCTCCTTGTTTACAAGTCCCCTGTGAAGTATGCTTTTGTACTTACCATTGCTGAGTATTTCTAAGGTGTCGCCGATGTGTAAGATTATCGAATCCGGTACGCATTTTGCGGTTACCCATTTTTCTTCATAGAAAACTTGCAAACCAGGAACCATGTTGTGAATAATGAAAGTCAGTGCACTGATATCTGTATGAGCTTCAACCCCTAAGGCAAGTTCTGGTTGTGGGCATTTTGGGTAGTAGTTTATCTTCAACTGCATCAATAGTTCTTCCAATCCACCCACTTCCTTTTCGAATCTGCCTTCTTCGAGTCCTAGACCAAGCGAGAGCATCGAGAAAATCTTCGTTGCAAGTACGCGAAGTTGCTTTGCGTATTCGCTTGTCACCTCGCTACATGGAGGAGCCATTCAATTAGCACAAATATACATACTGTAATGGTTAAAAAAAGAAGCAAGAAACTGTGAACAACTTACATATAATCACTAGGCGTCTTAGGCCAATCTGACATATCCCGCTTATCTTCCGGGAAAACAAGATGAAAGAAATAATCCTCCCATTCAAGCTGCCCGCTAGCATTATTCGCGAGCTTACTACCATACCCAGAGATTTTACCCGAGGCCTGGTCATTAGCAtaaacttctttttcttttataggaAGATCAAAAAATGCCTTACCAGCGTCCTTAACGCGATTAAGAAGATCCAAAGAAATTCCATGGTTAACCAGATGCATGACTCCCCATTCAACTGAGGCTATCTTCAACTCCTCTACGCATTTCTCCCTCACGATTTTATCCTCGGAATGCATATTTTTTAAATCTATAACAGGAATTTGAGGCCCCATGTCGCATTTCTTTTCATAATCTCCCAATACATCACTAATACTCTTCCGTTCTTCTTCGGGACGGATGTATTCCTTGGGAATGAATTCAATACCACTGCTTGATAAAGTCTCAACTCTGCTGCTGGACTCGTTTGGTTCGTCTGGAGGTGTTTGGATTTCATCACATTTCTTTTCATCTTGGAGGGTCTGGAGGGGTTTGATATTTTCTTTCTGTTCTTCTTGCGGAATCAACTGAATGTGATCAGTGCTGCTTGCTAAGTTTTCAACTTTGTTGCAGAAATCATTTGATACTTTGTTTGGAGTAAAACTGGTTTGAACTTCCGCTGGCTGAATTGATGATGCTTGTAGTGTGGGAGCcatgaatttgaaattaaattgtcactctttttctttttttctcttctctctacTGCTTTCTCACCGGAAAATTGGTGTTAATTGTTGTAGATATTACTAAGGTTTTTATAGCAACTAGAAAAGATAAATGGGAGATGAGTAGCAGAGAGTGTGAAAGGTACACTTACCAGAGGGATATGGCACGAGCTTCACCAACCGTTAGGCTTGGCATAATTATCTTATAGTTGCCATAACGGGATTTGGCGTATGCATAATAACTAAGCCAACTGAACAGCTCGTGGCAGGTGCCCATTAATTAAGACTTAGTTAAAGATCAGCAACCAGTACTACTAATCCGGCCAAAAattaattcaaaaataaatagtGTATTTACCCACCTGAGCAGACACGACCGAAAACATTCTATCATACGACCCATATGTCGAAGGACCAAACAGACTATTCATTTGTCAGAGACCTCATGGACTTGCCAGTATGGGAACAAGGGTAAATTCTAGAAAACCATAAAAATAAAGAAAGTTTTAAAGGACAAAGCGCAAAGCCAAATCAACATCTGTCTGTTGGGATTTCACTGCTATCACCTTATCGCATCAGTAACGACAGGTTTGGAAGGGAGATATGGACTTGTGCTTGTACCAATTGCCTAACCAAATAAGCTCTACACGTTGTAGCTACCATTCGTTTCTGCCATCATCCATCTTCCATTCTTCTTCTACTTGCCAAATAAGTCTTTCCCAAAATATCAGCTTCCAgaactttttctttctttatctgtCCACGGCTGCGGTGGCTAGATTGACCTCTGTTTTAGGACCTATTCATTAAGCATTGAATATCCAAGTACACCTTTTTGTAGAACATAATAAGTTGCGTGAGCAACTTATTATGGAGGTAGACCGTAGGCCACTcaattcttatcacatgtgaCAGTTCTATATTAATTCGAACTTCATTAATGTTTCGTAGTACAAGGAATATggatattttttctgtaatggcTGAACATGGCATATTACAAATTAAAACTACAAAAAATTGACCTCACAAAACAATCTGTTAATAACAACTCATTCACCTGTTCAATCGCAAGAATGCTGAATGCACATGGGGGGAAGAATAACTAATGTGGAAGATGACATGTATTTTCATTTTTGATACAACCAATGTAATGGAAGAGAGAATATCTGTTCCGTGTCGCGCAGAAGTCAGTAGACAGTTGTTGTGTATTTATTCATTTAGGTTGCAATTGTGAAGGTAAGGATGATTATACTTGATATACTTAGTCCAGTATGGCCTGTATTTGGTCATTGCAATCTCCAGCCAAGGTTTCATGTTCCCATTATAGTGGATAACGGCTGCATTATCTATGTCTGCGCGATCGATGCTAGGGTTATATCCCAATCCGAGCACGTGCCAAGTCTTCTCCAGTGGATGTGTCAGCCCATAGAATGTAATAAGTCCAGGAGGCAAAGTTCCCAACTTCCAAAGCGTCCTTTCTTCATTCTGTAAGAATGATGAAAAAGTGGAAAACATCATAAGCATCATTTATTTACATTAAACACTCGTACACACTCGTCTAATTTTGCATAGCTAAGTGTGCAGAATTTATTCGAAACAAACTAGAAGCATCCATGCATAAATAATCGTAGGGTTCCATTCATGGGCAATTGCAGAGTTTATATTATCTCAATATATGCTAGTGCTGTACGAGATAGAGTTGATTAAAGATTAACAAGCTGGTCAAGTTAGTAAAAGAAACCACCCATGCTTCTTATAATTTCATTTGACTACATGGTTTCTTTTATTAATTTCTCAATCCTAGTTATTATGCCTTGTCCCTATGTACACTCTATGGTGTCGGTTGTCTGCTCTGACAAAACAATATAAAAAAACTGAAAACAAGATAATCAAGCTTCTGAAGCATAACCACTTACCATGTTCTGCCACTTGTGATAGATTCCAGTAATGTCCTTCTTCTTCCACTCTACAAGATCAAACATATTCATACCATATGCCCACCCACAAGCATTGGGATCGAAGTTCCTCGCAATTTTGGGGTTAGAGAAGTTCAGATATTTGTCGAAACGGTGGAAGCTTTCCCCACAGGTCTCCACTGCACCATTTACTTTTCCATGGAGATCAACTGCCCACAATCCAGTCAAGTCTTTCTGGACCACAATATCATcatcaagaaacaagattttattCAACTTAGGATATACTTGTGGGAGATAGAACCTCAGATGGTTCAACATAGAAAGATATTTTGGATTCCTGTATTTCAAATTGGAAGAACCAGCAGAGAGCGTCGTGGGATGATCTGCCTTGAAATAGTACTCTTTCATAGCAGCAGATTCAAGTTGCCTCAGAACCGGGCAGTAGGAGGAGTTCAGCCATTTAAATTCATCGACGTTTTCAACATGAATGGTGGCTTTCCCAGGTGGATTCAACAAAAACCACATATTCATGGCTCCAAAGTTCAATTTATCAGTTACAAGATGGAACACATGCTTCTCCGGCTCCTGAAATTCAGCCAAACAGTTTAATATGAATAGAAGGAaccaaaaaagttttttttttccagcaCAAACGGCTACCAGTGCAGACATTTCCAAATTTCAGCAATACTACAGAGATAGAAGAGTTATTCAAGTACTAGAGTTATTTACTTCACCTTGGCATTTCTGATGGTTGAGTTGACCACAACGGATGCAGCTAAGACATTATCAGAGAAAAGAGCATAATGGTAAAGACTCGGGTTTTCCAAATTTTCACTCCTAGGAAACCTTCTTTTTTCAAGAGGTAAGAGGTAGTAGCCAATTGTTAAACGCATAGATAGGCAATGGATCCCATTTGGAACAGTCTTGGCTGCTAACTGGCTCAGAAATGTGCTTTGCTTCTTCAAGCTCCTCACTTGTTCATCTGCAGATTGAAGCATTGCTCTTAGCTTCATAGTTACCAGCTTGCAGTCATAGAGTTGTTCTCTTGATTTTGATAAAACTTGACCCATAGCTTTGATTTTCTCGGGTGCACTAGAAAATGAAACACCAGTGTAGGGAGTGATGTGGcagaacaagaaacaagtttAAAGAAGCAAGCATATGTTTACAACATTAAGAGAAACAGCAGGATGTAAATGCAAAGTACCTCTTAGGTAAGTCTGCATCAGTAGTCACCTCTCCCAGAGAACGTTGGCTTTCTTTTAACCTAGTTAATAGTTCCTGGTACAAGTCAAGTTTGTTTTTCATCTTTGCAATGCTTGAATACACCCTAGCCATTATCATTTGATCACGCATTAAACGCACTGTTGAATCAGAGTTTTCATTCTCAAAATCTCTCCTCCAAATGCTGTATTTTCCCAAAACTGCAGAATCCACGCCTTTGGAGCGTTCAATGGCTGCATTTTCTAGTTTAATAATCGCCTCATCATCTTGGTGAACCAA
The nucleotide sequence above comes from Papaver somniferum cultivar HN1 chromosome 8, ASM357369v1, whole genome shotgun sequence. Encoded proteins:
- the LOC113304591 gene encoding leucoanthocyanidin dioxygenase-like — its product is MAPTLQASSIQPAEVQTSFTPNKVSNDFCNKVENLASSTDHIQLIPQEEQKENIKPLQTLQDEKKCDEIQTPPDEPNESSSRVETLSSSGIEFIPKEYIRPEEERKSISDVLGDYEKKCDMGPQIPVIDLKNMHSEDKIVREKCVEELKIASVEWGVMHLVNHGISLDLLNRVKDAGKAFFDLPIKEKEVYANDQASGKISGYGSKLANNASGQLEWEDYFFHLVFPEDKRDMSDWPKTPSDYIEVTSEYAKQLRVLATKIFSMLSLGLGLEEGRFEKEVGGLEELLMQLKINYYPKCPQPELALGVEAHTDISALTFIIHNMVPGLQVFYEEKWVTAKCVPDSIILHIGDTLEILSNGKYKSILHRGLVNKEKVRISWAVFCEPPKDKIVLQPLPELVTDSEPALFTPRTFAQHIQHKLFKKTQEALLTTPQK
- the LOC113304590 gene encoding polygalacturonate 4-alpha-galacturonosyltransferase-like, encoding MAVKRGAGRNNGGFCGLRLPVILLLFFSVLAPLLFLTGRGIHFRDSTDQKDVTSGSQISNWRERLAMQHLKPLFSKEVLETITANTQDLEPWSLDNMRKHPLSSSWEVAGLEADQNKNTLNEPKDTASDAAKVNSQNKEENVAKAGDHSILADTPAKQQRRRLREQRREKRANQLVHQDDEAIIKLENAAIERSKGVDSAVLGKYSIWRRDFENENSDSTVRLMRDQMIMARVYSSIAKMKNKLDLYQELLTRLKESQRSLGEVTTDADLPKSAPEKIKAMGQVLSKSREQLYDCKLVTMKLRAMLQSADEQVRSLKKQSTFLSQLAAKTVPNGIHCLSMRLTIGYYLLPLEKRRFPRSENLENPSLYHYALFSDNVLAASVVVNSTIRNAKEPEKHVFHLVTDKLNFGAMNMWFLLNPPGKATIHVENVDEFKWLNSSYCPVLRQLESAAMKEYYFKADHPTTLSAGSSNLKYRNPKYLSMLNHLRFYLPQVYPKLNKILFLDDDIVVQKDLTGLWAVDLHGKVNGAVETCGESFHRFDKYLNFSNPKIARNFDPNACGWAYGMNMFDLVEWKKKDITGIYHKWQNMNEERTLWKLGTLPPGLITFYGLTHPLEKTWHVLGLGYNPSIDRADIDNAAVIHYNGNMKPWLEIAMTKYRPYWTKYIKYNHPYLHNCNLNE